One stretch of Pomacea canaliculata isolate SZHN2017 linkage group LG11, ASM307304v1, whole genome shotgun sequence DNA includes these proteins:
- the LOC112574931 gene encoding complement C1q-like protein 4, whose translation MTRPGLGFILLLSSLHAVVLGRSIRRSDDLDPLETLVAALSQKINNLQAQLQALETQQQNQHAVSFFAQYSDYHHPNLQENTVLRFDNPISNVGGGYNAATGQFTAPVSGTYVFNLNALSDSKIWFNICIMHNGQCVALTQLTTASSIGVTLELQKGDTVYALKRDGPGVTMYGVNHTTFSGALINAH comes from the exons ATGACTCGTCCTGGACTCGGGTTCATCCTGCTGCTGTCGTCGCTGCACGCCGTGGTGTTGGGGCGCTCGATCAGGCGTAGCGACGACCTCGACCCCCTGGAAACGCTGGTGGCCGCTCTGAGCCAGAAGATAAACAACCTCCAGGCACAGTTACAGGCTCTGGAAACCCAGCAACAAAATC AACACGCTGTCTCCTTTTTCGCCCAATATTCTGACTACCATCACCCCAACCTGCAGGAGAACACGGTTCTCCGCTTTGATAACCCCATCAGCAACGTGGGTGGAGGCTACAATGCTGCCACAG GGCAGTTTACTGCGCCAGTGTCTGGTACCTACGTGTTCAACTTGAACGCACTCAGCGACAGCAAGATCTGGTTTAACATCTGCATCATGCACAACGGTCAGTGCGTGGCCCTCACACAGCTGACTACCGCGTCCTCCATCGGCGTGACGTTGGAACTACAAAAAGGAGACACCGTGTACGCTCTCAAGCGTGACGGGCCGGGTGTTACTATGTATGGGGTCAATCACACCACTTTCTCGGGCGCCCTAATTAACGCACATTAA
- the LOC112574928 gene encoding probable S-adenosylmethionine-dependent methyltransferase At5g38780, translating to MSAGTRTPYFQHFWKPGSGYYSESLGRTTKGATDICEDFVLSHIDSVPVPSPKGVFTIGDYGTCDGSVSLRLMHRIIGHLRNKHGPDLKIQVLYEDLPTNDYNSLFKTIYGSTSYIHKFDNVFPLACGTSFYKQCVPDNSCDIIMSSFATHWLSDRSHAMSSTMSPWMSTSEEEMKAHHEASARDWQTFLLLRATELKQGGLLFVAQPSQNTKSSPAQPGEITECARDTWIHLNLTWKELYAGDIITREEFQSCNVPATFRSLQELKAPFENAATMSPVRQAGLNLFKEPEVFVLPCFSKTMWRQKLQSGGADDRTMFAQNLSDTFRVILEPALRRSLHTRQFEEQLAIVEQYFKRFIRNVATLDPETFQSEICVGRLVAQKLY from the exons ATGTCAGCAGGGACCAGGACACCTTACTTTCAACACTTCTGGAAGCCAGGGTCTGGTTACTATAGCGAGAGTCTTGGAAGAACGACAAAAGGTGCGACTGACATCTGTGAGGATTTTGTGTTATCACATATAG ACTCTGTGCCGGTGCCTTCACCAAAAGGCGTGTTCACCATTGGAGACTATGGAACCTGCGACGGGTCAGTGTCTCTACGACTCATGCACAGGATCATCG gCCATTTGAGAAACAAGCATGGACCTGACCTTAAGATCCAGGTGTTGTACGAAGATCTACCGACCAACGACTACAACAGcctcttcaaaacaatttatg GTAGCACATCATACATACACAAGTTCGACAACGTGTTCCCGCTGGCCTGTGGCACTAGTTTCTACAAGCAGTGTGTTCCTGACAACTCATGTGacatcatcatgtcatcattTGCCACGCACTGGCTTAGTGACAGGAG TCACGCGATGTCTTCGACGATGTCTCCCTGGATGTCAACATCAGAAGAAGAGATGAAAGCTCATCACGAGGCTTCAGCACGTGACTGGCAGACGTTCCTCCTTCTGAGAGCGACTGAGCTCAAACAAG gtGGACTTCTATTCGTTGCGCAACCTTCCCAAAATACAAAGAGCAGCCCTGCACAGCCTGGAGAAATAACAGAATGTGCAAGAGACACTTGGATCCATCTCAATTTAACGTGGAAGGAATTATATGCAGGGGACATAATAACAAGA GAAGAGTTCCAGTCGTGTAATGTCCCGGCGACATTTCGGTCGTTACAGGAGCTAAAAGCTCCTTTCGAGAATGCCGCCACCATGTCTCCAGTCCGACAGGCTGGTCTCAACTTGTTTAAAGAACCAGAAGTGTTTGTCCTTCCATGCTTTTCCAAAACAATGTGGCGACAAAAGTTACAGAGTG GTGGCGCAGACGACAGAACCATGTTTGCTCAAAACCTGTCAGACACATTTCGAGTTATTTTAGAACCAGCCTTGAGGAGGAGCCTACACACACGACAGTTTGAAGAGCAGTTGGCCATAGTGGAACAATACTTTAAGCGTTTTATAAGAAATGTAGCGACACTGGACCCAGAGACTTTCCAAAGCGAAATATGTGTGGGGAGACTTGTTGCGCAGAAGTTATATTAA